The sequence CCGTAATTGCTGTTTAAAGTACAAGTTCAAGCTGGCCAGTTTGAAAGTGTGGATTCTTAATCAGTAACCATCTTCAGAGGAATACCTATGCAAAATCCAATTGATCAAAGTTACAAGCTGTATATTGACGGTAAATGGATAGAGAATAAGGAAGGGAAGACGTTCAAGGTATTTTGCCCAGCTAACGGTCAGCAACTTTCAACATGTGTGAATGCCGGTAAAGAAGAAGTCGATATGGCTGTTGAAGCTGCAAAAAAAGCATTTGAATTATGGAAGGATATCTCACCGCAGGATAGGGCTTCATACCTTCTTAAAATTGCAGATGCCATCGATGCAGAGGCTGATAAACTGGCTATGGTTGAAACTTTGGATAATGGCAAGCCGATTAGAGAAACAAAAAATATTGATATACCTCTCGCCTCAGACCATTTCAGATATTTTGCCAGTGCAGTGAGGACCGATGAAGGTTCGGCAACAATGATCGATAAAGATACTATGAGCATTATCTTACACGAGCCTATCGGTGTTGTCGGACAAATCATTCCGTGGAATTTTCCATTTTTAATGGCAGCCTGGAAGATTGCACCAGCTATAGCTGCCGGGAATACAGTAGTTATAAAGCCTTCTTCTGAAACATCTCTTAGCATGCTGGAATTTGCTAAAATAATTGATAAAATCTTACCTCCAGGGGTTGTAAATATCGTAACCGGGGGAGGGTCATCAACAGGAAATTATATTCTTGAGCATGAAGGGTTCAGTAAACTGGCTTTTACCGGCTCCACTGATATCGGTTACATGATTGCGGATGCCGCAGCTAAAAAACTTATACCTGCCACTCTTGAGCTGGGAGGTAAATCAGCAAATATCTATTTCCCTGATTGTCCTTGGGAAAAAGCAGTAGAAGGAGCTCTGCTTGGTATTTTATTCAATCAGGGACAGGTCTGTTGTGCAGGGTCCAGAATCTTTGTGCATGAAGAGATTTACGATCGCTTTCTTGCTGCGATAACTGAAAAATTTGAAAGCGTTAAAGTCGGGCTTCCATGGGAAGAAGATACCATGATGGGTAGCATTATTAATGAGAAGCAACTCAATCAGGTTATGGGCTGCATCGAGGCCGGTAAGAAGGAAGGGGCAAAGCTCGTCACTGGTGGAACAAAGATTACAGAAGGCGAACTTGGTAAAGGAAGTTTCCTTAAGCCCACGATTTTTGCTGATGTAGATAATTCAATGGATATTGCTCAACAGGAAATTTTTGGTCCTGTTGTCTGTGTAATAAAATTCAAAGATGAAGATGAAGTCATCGCTATGGCCAACGACAGTGAGTTTGGTCTTGGTGGAGCTGTATGGAGCAAAGATATTAATTGCGCCATGAGAGTGGCAAGAAAAGTTGAAACCGGTCGTATGTGGATAAATACATATAACCAGCTTCCGGCTCATAGTCCTTTCGGCGGATATAAAAAATCAGGAATCGGCCGTGAAACGCACAAAATGATGCTCGCCCATTACAGTCAGACAAAAAACATATTCATAAGCATGGATGAAAAGCCGTTTGGTTTGTACTAGCCGGTTGTTTTATAAATAGTTGATGTAGACCAGAATTGCGTTTGCGACACAACTAGTAAGATTCTGCAAAATAAATTGTCGAACAACCATCCTCGCCACGTTTATATTGTAGATTATTTACTAGCGCGATCAGGCCCTCAGACGCGGATGAGGGCCTGATTTTTTTATATGATTCTAACATTACGGTGATAAGAATGAGTAATAAAATTATAAAAAAAAGAGCCTTGATACCGGGACAGACCAGCATGCTTGTTCTGGATGCTCCGCAAATAGCCAAAAAAGCGAGACCGGGAAATTTTATAATTCTTCGTGTGACTGACAAGGGAGAGCGTATTCCATTGACAATTGCGGATACAGATCCTGACGCAGGAACCATAACAATTGTTTATCTTGTGGTTGGTAAAAGCTCAGCCCTGCTTGAGACTTTGAATGAAGGTGATAACATTTTAGATTTGTGCGGTCCTCTTGGAAAGCCTACACATATTGAGAAATGCGGTACAGTTATCTGTATAGGTGGAGGCACAGGTATAGCCGCAATGCATCATATAGCAAAAGGACATCATAATGCTGGAAATCATGTTGTGGCTATAGTCGGAGCACGAAGTAAAGATCTGCTCCTTTTTTGTGATGAACTAGGAGGATTCTGCCCTGAACTCATAATAGCTACGGATGATGGAAGTTGCGGACAAAAAGGATTTGTTACCGATGTTCTTCGTGAACGACTGGAAAAAGATAAAGACGTTGCAGAGGTCGTTGCTGTCGGCCCTGTACCGATGATGGAAGCTGTATCCAAGGTTACAAAACCGTTTGGCGTAAAAACAGTAGTAAGTTTGAATTCTATAATGGTTGATGGTGTTGGAATGTGCGGGGCGTGTCGTTGCAATATTGGCGGTGAAACTCAGTTCGCATGTGTCGATGGACCTGAGTTTGACGGGCATAAGGTAGATTTTAAAGAGCTTAATATGCGGCTCAAGCAGTATAAAGAGCAGGAAAGAGTTTCAATGGATTTGTTCAGGAGGCAATATGGGAACTAAAAGAAAAATTAATCCTGTGAGAACTCCGATGCCCGAGCAGGAAGCCGACGTTCGTAATAAAAATTTCAGCGAAGTTGCTCTTGGATATTCTCGTGAGCAAGCAATTCTTGAAGCTCAAAGATGTCTACAATGTAAAAATCCTCCATGTCGCAAAGGCTGCCCGGTAGAAATAGATATAAAAGGTTTCATTGGGCATCTGGCCTCAGGTGATATTCCTTCAGCATACAAAGTTATCAAGCAGACCAATGCACTGCCTGCAGTTTGCGGGCGGGTTTGTCCGCAGGAAAATCAATGCGAAGGATCATGCATCCTTGGTAAAAAGTATGAGCCTGTGGCTATAGGTCGCCTTGAAAGATTTGTGGCTGATAATTTTGACAGTGATTCCGTATGTGAAATGATTACTGGTGACACTGCATGCAGCCTGCCCAATGATCAGGTGAAAGTAGCATGTATAGGCGGCGGTCCTTCAAGTCTTACTGTGGCCGGATATCTTGCGGCTCGTGGAGTTCCTGTGACCGTATATGAAGCTTTGCATGAAATTGGTGGAGTTCTTATATATGGAATTCCTGAGTTCAGACTTCCTAAATCAATTGTTGCCCGTGAAGTTGGAGCCTTATGGAGTAAAGGCGTTACCTTTTTCCCAAATTGGGTAGGTGGAAAGACCATCACAATTGAGGATTTGTTTGATGATGGTTTTGATGCGGTTTTTATCGGAGTAGGAGCCGGTC comes from Maridesulfovibrio bastinii DSM 16055 and encodes:
- a CDS encoding aldehyde dehydrogenase family protein — protein: MQNPIDQSYKLYIDGKWIENKEGKTFKVFCPANGQQLSTCVNAGKEEVDMAVEAAKKAFELWKDISPQDRASYLLKIADAIDAEADKLAMVETLDNGKPIRETKNIDIPLASDHFRYFASAVRTDEGSATMIDKDTMSIILHEPIGVVGQIIPWNFPFLMAAWKIAPAIAAGNTVVIKPSSETSLSMLEFAKIIDKILPPGVVNIVTGGGSSTGNYILEHEGFSKLAFTGSTDIGYMIADAAAKKLIPATLELGGKSANIYFPDCPWEKAVEGALLGILFNQGQVCCAGSRIFVHEEIYDRFLAAITEKFESVKVGLPWEEDTMMGSIINEKQLNQVMGCIEAGKKEGAKLVTGGTKITEGELGKGSFLKPTIFADVDNSMDIAQQEIFGPVVCVIKFKDEDEVIAMANDSEFGLGGAVWSKDINCAMRVARKVETGRMWINTYNQLPAHSPFGGYKKSGIGRETHKMMLAHYSQTKNIFISMDEKPFGLY
- a CDS encoding sulfide/dihydroorotate dehydrogenase-like FAD/NAD-binding protein, whose product is MSNKIIKKRALIPGQTSMLVLDAPQIAKKARPGNFIILRVTDKGERIPLTIADTDPDAGTITIVYLVVGKSSALLETLNEGDNILDLCGPLGKPTHIEKCGTVICIGGGTGIAAMHHIAKGHHNAGNHVVAIVGARSKDLLLFCDELGGFCPELIIATDDGSCGQKGFVTDVLRERLEKDKDVAEVVAVGPVPMMEAVSKVTKPFGVKTVVSLNSIMVDGVGMCGACRCNIGGETQFACVDGPEFDGHKVDFKELNMRLKQYKEQERVSMDLFRRQYGN
- the gltA gene encoding NADPH-dependent glutamate synthase — protein: MGTKRKINPVRTPMPEQEADVRNKNFSEVALGYSREQAILEAQRCLQCKNPPCRKGCPVEIDIKGFIGHLASGDIPSAYKVIKQTNALPAVCGRVCPQENQCEGSCILGKKYEPVAIGRLERFVADNFDSDSVCEMITGDTACSLPNDQVKVACIGGGPSSLTVAGYLAARGVPVTVYEALHEIGGVLIYGIPEFRLPKSIVAREVGALWSKGVTFFPNWVGGKTITIEDLFDDGFDAVFIGVGAGLPKFLNIPGENLVGVFSSNEYLTRVNLGRAYDFPEHDTPAPHPKNVAVVGGGNVAMDAARTALRLGAENVYITYRRTLDELPARREELHHAIEEGVKMELLTSPVSINGDDNSHVKSMTLQIMELGEPDESGRCRPVAIAGQTKDIDVDMVIIAVGTGANPVLLEATPGLELNKWGYIMANPETGETSLHNVFAGGDIVGGSATVISAMGAGRRAAKTIAERLKV